The following coding sequences lie in one Peribacillus frigoritolerans genomic window:
- a CDS encoding SMI1/KNR4 family protein, which yields MNNELLELINEYMKKGDFIGEVPDANIAWAEKILEVKFPPEYKEFVKKFGSGGICGVDVLGVEGADYASVVESTKRYRKLGLSKKYIVIENVDEFVYCLSTIDDYNVVRWDDISKKALNRYTTFNVYLQDSFQEAIDNWD from the coding sequence ATGAATAATGAACTATTAGAATTGATAAATGAATATATGAAAAAAGGAGACTTTATTGGAGAAGTTCCTGATGCTAACATAGCATGGGCCGAGAAAATATTGGAAGTGAAGTTCCCACCAGAATATAAAGAATTTGTTAAAAAGTTTGGTTCCGGAGGGATTTGTGGAGTTGACGTATTGGGTGTTGAAGGCGCAGACTACGCATCTGTAGTTGAAAGTACAAAGCGTTATAGAAAGTTAGGTTTATCCAAAAAATATATTGTTATAGAGAATGTTGATGAGTTTGTTTACTGCTTAAGCACAATAGATGATTATAATGTTGTGCGATGGGATGATATAAGCAAAAAAGCATTAAATAGATATACAACATTTAATGTGTATTTACAAGATAGCTTTCAAGAGGCAATTGATAACTGGGATTGA
- a CDS encoding DUF600 domain-containing protein, whose amino-acid sequence MVSICLEYAFERANKIYIYCSHEEGLVSNDFFYNINGKIVERHKLNDALVNEEDNANFSYDISVDRQKAVVKIINENIKELIKLCRKYDREMPTEIKIVYDVQANKLAADYKYDLVHTNDSNKTASSIARIWFEQIKNEHN is encoded by the coding sequence ATGGTTTCTATATGTTTAGAGTATGCTTTTGAAAGAGCTAATAAAATATATATATATTGTTCACATGAAGAAGGCCTTGTCTCTAATGACTTTTTTTATAATATCAATGGTAAGATTGTAGAGAGACATAAACTCAATGATGCATTAGTCAATGAAGAGGATAATGCAAACTTTTCTTATGATATATCAGTAGATCGACAAAAGGCAGTTGTGAAAATAATAAATGAAAATATTAAAGAATTGATTAAATTATGCAGAAAATATGATCGTGAAATGCCAACAGAAATTAAGATTGTTTATGATGTACAAGCAAATAAACTAGCGGCAGATTATAAATATGATCTTGTACATACAAATGATTCTAATAAAACTGCAAGTTCTATTGCTAGGATATGGTTTGAACAAATCAAGAATGAACATAATTAA
- a CDS encoding tRNA-Val4 encodes MKYSYEFKRNPLGYLRIILPQEINLFSDFIEDIVFETEVDEYIDIVEKVMEGEYDEFEIGGNATSVLIKKDTTVLHHFYIFDKPNENEMETEQFKELMLIWRNKIPERYKETEN; translated from the coding sequence ATGAAATATTCATATGAATTTAAAAGAAACCCATTAGGATATCTAAGAATAATCCTACCACAAGAAATTAACCTTTTCTCAGACTTCATTGAAGATATTGTATTTGAAACAGAAGTGGATGAGTATATTGATATTGTTGAGAAAGTAATGGAAGGTGAATACGATGAATTTGAAATAGGAGGGAATGCTACCAGTGTCTTGATAAAAAAAGATACAACGGTTCTTCATCACTTTTATATCTTCGATAAGCCAAATGAGAATGAAATGGAAACTGAACAATTTAAAGAACTTATGCTAATATGGAGAAACAAAATTCCAGAAAGATACAAAGAAACTGAGAATTAA
- a CDS encoding YxiF family protein, producing MTRSKENIQKSIQLLNATIDNIKVIPKKGRLLFFRENEIEAMLINVNEVFSHLDNILKLTKFSVGYGDFILVAEDLNFGLCIERTEYFYEFSVWVLS from the coding sequence ATAACTAGAAGCAAAGAAAATATTCAAAAATCAATACAATTGTTAAATGCGACTATTGATAATATCAAAGTAATCCCCAAGAAAGGAAGACTATTGTTTTTTAGAGAAAATGAAATAGAAGCAATGTTGATTAATGTTAATGAAGTATTTAGTCACCTAGATAATATTCTTAAGTTAACGAAGTTTTCAGTAGGATATGGAGATTTTATACTAGTTGCAGAAGATTTAAATTTCGGTTTGTGTATTGAACGAACGGAATATTTTTATGAGTTTAGTGTTTGGGTACTATCATAA
- a CDS encoding SMI1/KNR4 family protein, translating to MNKEELTNFINEHKESDDFTGGIAESRINVVQNELGVELPESYKWFLTTYGSGGAFGVDILGVAKSYRAPAVVNTKSYRDLGLEKDLVVIENAGEYVYCLYTSKMENNECPVIAWNRLGGLDDCNTAKNFYEFLSQRLLNAKEAWEEDF from the coding sequence ATGAATAAAGAGGAATTAACAAATTTTATTAATGAACATAAGGAATCAGATGACTTTACAGGTGGAATAGCAGAAAGCCGAATCAATGTTGTCCAAAATGAGCTAGGGGTGGAATTACCAGAGAGTTATAAGTGGTTTTTAACGACCTATGGTTCTGGTGGTGCATTTGGTGTTGATATTTTAGGCGTGGCTAAGTCGTATAGAGCTCCAGCTGTAGTTAACACGAAGAGTTATAGAGATTTAGGATTGGAAAAAGATTTAGTGGTTATTGAAAATGCTGGAGAATATGTTTATTGTTTATATACAAGCAAAATGGAGAATAATGAGTGCCCAGTAATAGCGTGGAATAGACTAGGGGGACTTGATGACTGCAATACAGCAAAGAACTTTTATGAGTTTTTATCACAAAGGTTATTGAATGCAAAAGAAGCATGGGAAGAAGATTTTTAA
- a CDS encoding SMI1/KNR4 family protein translates to MKYSAVQEFIKQYGKDDDFTGGVSEDKVKETENKLQIPLPASYKWFLRNYGAGGIFGVDIIGYDLVGPSVVDATRDYQKYYKLIAGIVVIENVDQFAYCLDTNKMKNGECPVILWDNQEGYGFTAADNFLDYLIESLEEAKENWDEDEEDW, encoded by the coding sequence GTGAAATATTCAGCTGTACAGGAATTCATTAAGCAGTATGGCAAAGATGATGATTTTACAGGTGGAGTAAGTGAAGACAAAGTAAAAGAAACTGAAAATAAATTACAGATCCCACTTCCGGCTAGCTACAAGTGGTTTTTAAGGAACTATGGCGCAGGCGGGATTTTTGGTGTAGATATAATAGGTTATGATTTAGTAGGTCCATCAGTAGTGGATGCCACTCGAGATTATCAGAAATATTATAAGTTAATTGCCGGGATAGTGGTTATAGAAAATGTTGATCAATTTGCCTACTGTCTCGATACAAATAAAATGAAAAATGGAGAATGCCCAGTGATTCTTTGGGATAACCAAGAAGGATATGGTTTTACCGCTGCGGATAATTTCCTGGATTATTTAATCGAAAGTCTTGAAGAGGCAAAAGAGAACTGGGATGAAGATGAAGAAGATTGGTGA
- a CDS encoding SMI1/KNR4 family protein: MGNKYIDQIENKLNALNIKKQEFTSLSSRENQVKKLEKMSDIYIPKDYKEFLLNYDETFFDNEVTYKPIETSPWTSKEGTQVFEGFYGLSSENNLFDKIKDYLNRMPDCMIPIGESPGGNVICIGVRGSYIGKVYFWNHENEREAKIMAGIDVASDDINSYWENIHLVSETFLGFLSDLELINETEKLDVDGVELWLDDELLDD; encoded by the coding sequence TTGGGTAACAAGTATATAGATCAAATAGAAAATAAATTAAACGCCTTAAATATTAAGAAACAAGAATTCACTTCTTTAAGTTCAAGAGAAAATCAGGTTAAGAAGTTAGAAAAGATGTCTGATATTTACATTCCAAAAGATTATAAGGAGTTTCTTCTTAACTATGATGAAACTTTTTTTGACAATGAGGTAACGTATAAACCGATTGAGACATCACCTTGGACATCTAAGGAGGGAACTCAAGTATTTGAAGGTTTTTATGGATTATCTAGTGAAAATAATTTATTCGACAAAATCAAAGATTATTTAAATCGGATGCCAGATTGTATGATTCCAATTGGGGAAAGTCCAGGAGGAAATGTAATATGCATAGGAGTAAGGGGAAGTTATATAGGTAAAGTTTACTTCTGGAACCATGAAAATGAACGTGAAGCTAAAATAATGGCAGGAATAGATGTTGCTTCAGATGACATTAACTCATATTGGGAAAATATACATCTTGTATCGGAAACATTCTTAGGTTTTTTAAGTGACTTAGAATTAATTAATGAAACTGAGAAGCTGGACGTTGATGGCGTAGAGTTGTGGCTAGATGATGAATTATTAGATGATTAA
- a CDS encoding ankyrin repeat domain-containing protein, with protein sequence MDKTQIAKDIRGAIKSDQLDTLRDLLEKEPEMLTVMTPFGTWLHIAAAYGRLEIIEYLINAGIDTNAQGGTFSANALERAATKGHLDIAEYLINQNVEIDTSEPDRNPLFAAIYGGHFEIVKLVVENNIDISIKYSGDNMKDMDAYAFAIERGQTEIAEYLKRKIDQMGTSS encoded by the coding sequence ATGGATAAAACTCAAATTGCGAAAGACATTAGAGGTGCCATAAAAAGTGACCAATTGGATACGTTAAGAGATTTACTTGAAAAAGAACCAGAAATGTTAACAGTGATGACACCCTTTGGTACATGGTTACATATAGCAGCAGCTTATGGGCGTTTAGAAATAATAGAATATCTTATTAATGCCGGGATAGATACTAATGCACAGGGTGGAACTTTTTCTGCAAATGCCCTTGAAAGAGCAGCTACAAAAGGGCATTTAGATATTGCCGAATATCTCATTAACCAGAATGTTGAGATTGATACTAGTGAACCAGATAGAAATCCTCTGTTTGCTGCAATATATGGCGGTCATTTTGAAATTGTTAAATTGGTAGTTGAGAATAATATAGATATATCCATAAAATACTCTGGTGACAACATGAAAGATATGGATGCTTATGCATTTGCTATTGAAAGAGGGCAAACAGAAATTGCTGAATATTTAAAGCGGAAAATCGATCAGATGGGGACTTCAAGTTAG
- a CDS encoding SecY-interacting protein Syd: protein MGQYFRMRHELADEGMDFLFKAPVTEELNSIIYEGEVDEEDYITWKPVEKTTSHDLKELEENLGVGFHKSIIEYFNSYWFANLDGFLNDFYIKLDAVLPNFEFDSFRGTLEGYKSNHNNKLENIPLGIEGNGLLVVIDNENGKVKLEDFERNSFEVISESIEALISKLRIIR from the coding sequence ATGGGCCAATACTTCAGAATGAGACATGAGCTTGCGGATGAAGGAATGGACTTCTTATTTAAGGCTCCAGTGACTGAAGAGCTTAATTCAATAATTTATGAAGGTGAAGTTGACGAAGAAGATTATATTACATGGAAACCTGTAGAAAAAACTACTTCACATGACTTAAAGGAGTTAGAAGAGAACTTAGGGGTGGGATTCCATAAATCAATTATTGAATATTTTAATTCGTATTGGTTCGCTAATTTAGACGGATTTTTAAATGATTTCTATATTAAATTAGATGCGGTTTTGCCAAACTTCGAGTTTGATTCATTCCGAGGGACCTTAGAGGGGTATAAGAGCAATCATAACAATAAACTAGAAAATATCCCTTTAGGTATCGAAGGGAATGGTTTGTTAGTGGTAATTGATAATGAGAACGGTAAAGTAAAGTTAGAGGATTTCGAAAGGAATTCATTTGAGGTTATATCAGAAAGTATTGAAGCATTAATTTCTAAACTAAGAATAATAAGATAG
- a CDS encoding DUF4274 domain-containing protein, which translates to MDKKVISFLEQLLYNTDKHYIISELTNTYNPLLLHYFAANYNWNSGFDVPRVILENEACDLGTGLLMFHYAEGIRMLENSEEVSSSSLEEWKGFLNKIHNKLINFEFKSQNISFDPELTKIQKYKLKKNNPNIPDILINKAPGEVVDVPKI; encoded by the coding sequence GTGGATAAAAAAGTTATTAGTTTCCTTGAACAGTTACTTTATAATACAGATAAACACTATATAATCAGTGAGCTAACGAATACATACAACCCTTTATTACTTCATTATTTTGCTGCAAATTATAATTGGAATAGTGGATTTGATGTACCAAGAGTTATTTTAGAAAACGAAGCTTGTGATTTAGGAACAGGTTTACTAATGTTTCATTATGCGGAAGGCATTCGTATGTTAGAAAATTCAGAGGAAGTTTCAAGTTCTTCGTTAGAGGAATGGAAAGGTTTTTTGAATAAGATTCACAATAAACTTATAAACTTTGAATTTAAATCTCAGAATATTTCCTTTGACCCTGAATTAACTAAAATTCAAAAGTATAAGTTGAAAAAGAATAACCCAAACATTCCTGATATTCTTATTAATAAAGCACCAGGCGAAGTGGTTGACGTTCCTAAAATATAA
- a CDS encoding immunity 22 family protein, with the protein MEKQGLVSIWLGNIKNENSIEEYVDVKYDEDGESVPSKFFMDFNIDMDDTDEDFIEKEVLENSNDISILLEGCSYEEIIIPKIKKHFNLTKSYNAVILIYNFEYDNKINSIGEFDFITSISYV; encoded by the coding sequence ATGGAAAAACAAGGACTAGTTTCTATATGGTTAGGTAATATCAAAAATGAAAACTCTATAGAAGAATATGTGGATGTAAAATATGATGAAGATGGGGAGTCTGTTCCTTCTAAATTTTTTATGGATTTTAATATTGATATGGATGATACTGACGAGGATTTTATTGAAAAAGAAGTATTAGAAAATAGTAATGATATTTCTATATTGTTAGAAGGCTGTTCATATGAAGAAATTATAATCCCTAAAATTAAAAAACACTTTAATTTAACAAAGTCATATAATGCTGTAATTCTAATTTATAATTTTGAGTATGATAATAAAATTAATTCAATAGGTGAGTTTGATTTTATCACTTCTATTAGTTATGTATAA
- a CDS encoding SMI1/KNR4 family protein, translating to MVNIEKIHDNLSIGNLESFEQNQNITLPKDYRDFLLEYNGGYPNPGIYKISDELGESILNIFYGIGSMYDNLEKKFDIFNEILEIGFIPIADDPSGNQICIGINKEYFEQIFHWAHDEEHDEMENMYFLSNNFNEFLDSLYEEQ from the coding sequence ATGGTAAATATTGAAAAGATCCATGACAATCTATCTATCGGAAACTTAGAGAGCTTTGAGCAAAATCAAAATATAACCCTGCCAAAAGATTATAGAGATTTTTTATTAGAATATAATGGTGGATATCCCAATCCAGGTATTTATAAAATATCTGATGAGTTGGGAGAAAGTATATTAAATATTTTTTATGGAATTGGTAGTATGTATGATAATTTAGAGAAGAAGTTTGATATTTTTAATGAAATATTAGAAATAGGATTTATTCCAATAGCAGATGACCCAAGTGGAAATCAAATATGCATTGGAATAAATAAAGAGTATTTTGAACAAATATTTCATTGGGCTCATGATGAGGAACATGATGAAATGGAAAATATGTACTTTTTATCAAACAACTTTAATGAATTTCTTGACAGTTTATACGAGGAACAATAA
- a CDS encoding HNH endonuclease, with amino-acid sequence MSIDSNGTWTYTYKPGISVSYPNGYPDFTPYVHPNVEPVKIEVHSPKNNPKDFENANKAANLSKDIDSPISDIRRPPLGYTWHHHQDGESMLLIEKDIHDEFKHIGGPSKVNGK; translated from the coding sequence ATCTCTATTGATAGTAATGGCACTTGGACTTATACTTACAAGCCTGGAATATCAGTAAGTTATCCAAATGGTTATCCTGATTTTACACCCTATGTACATCCAAATGTTGAGCCGGTTAAAATCGAGGTACATTCGCCTAAGAATAATCCGAAAGATTTTGAAAATGCAAATAAAGCAGCAAACCTTAGTAAAGATATTGATTCTCCAATTTCCGACATAAGGAGACCTCCTTTAGGATACACTTGGCATCATCATCAAGATGGAGAATCAATGCTTCTTATAGAAAAAGATATTCATGATGAATTTAAGCACATAGGTGGACCATCAAAAGTTAATGGTAAATAA
- a CDS encoding antitoxin YezG family protein: MEQQMDQMYPMIAEHVLSMIPDGKWYEIYLYAEILDSSREVYFYFNTSENEDFIYSHDIPEKYRVNEKTYDDLLLELQTKFSDLRQIFIKNDQEAWTNLTLTLQYPGKINIHYNYEDVINSKISPTQRQMIFEYQHLGLLPQSEKNRQFVQNYVNNKND, from the coding sequence ATGGAGCAACAGATGGATCAGATGTATCCCATGATAGCAGAGCATGTTTTAAGTATGATACCAGATGGTAAATGGTATGAGATTTACTTGTATGCTGAAATATTGGATAGTTCTAGAGAGGTGTACTTTTATTTCAATACTTCTGAGAATGAGGATTTTATTTATTCTCATGATATTCCTGAAAAATATAGGGTGAATGAAAAAACTTACGATGACTTGTTATTGGAATTACAAACAAAGTTTAGTGATTTAAGACAAATATTTATTAAGAATGATCAAGAGGCATGGACAAATTTAACCTTAACATTGCAGTATCCTGGAAAGATAAATATTCATTATAATTATGAAGACGTAATAAACTCAAAAATATCGCCGACTCAACGACAAATGATTTTTGAATATCAACATTTAGGCTTGTTGCCTCAAAGTGAGAAAAATAGACAGTTTGTACAAAACTATGTAAATAATAAAAATGACTAG
- a CDS encoding DNA/RNA non-specific endonuclease, whose translation MKGATKAKELATIPNLLPYNPKNQLSLAGGVPYNVVNGTGLKEQLISMARVESELNNKGTGNANRVEIPYGTQIRKIGNKKVLQPNVKYKTKEGYNYETNEFSRIDSVEAELKLGTGKRNQYAQSNVGESDRIRGDYPERDDGGHLIASQFKGSGDIDNLVPMNSQINEAGGKWHQLEQEWASALDRKESVKVKLKPQYIGNSARPDSIMVEYSIDAGRAKKVTIQNQIGG comes from the coding sequence GTGAAAGGTGCAACTAAGGCAAAAGAACTGGCCACTATCCCTAACCTATTGCCATACAATCCTAAAAACCAACTGTCGTTGGCAGGGGGAGTACCTTATAATGTGGTTAATGGTACTGGATTAAAAGAACAGTTAATTTCGATGGCGAGAGTGGAGTCTGAACTTAATAATAAGGGTACGGGTAATGCTAATAGAGTTGAGATTCCTTATGGAACACAAATTCGTAAGATTGGTAACAAAAAAGTATTACAACCGAATGTAAAGTACAAAACAAAAGAAGGATACAACTATGAAACCAATGAATTTAGTCGTATTGATAGTGTCGAAGCTGAATTAAAACTTGGCACAGGAAAGAGAAATCAATATGCTCAAAGTAATGTGGGTGAATCAGACAGAATCAGAGGCGATTATCCAGAGAGAGATGATGGCGGGCATTTAATCGCCAGTCAATTTAAAGGTTCTGGAGATATTGATAACTTAGTCCCGATGAATTCCCAAATAAATGAAGCTGGGGGTAAATGGCATCAGTTGGAACAAGAATGGGCATCAGCATTAGACAGAAAAGAAAGCGTAAAAGTAAAATTAAAACCTCAATACATTGGTAATTCTGCTAGGCCTGATAGTATTATGGTTGAGTACTCAATCGACGCTGGTAGAGCCAAGAAGGTCACAATACAAAATCAAATTGGGGGTTAG
- a CDS encoding contact-dependent growth inhibition system immunity protein gives MLSSNKLEEPAFQFLAGTFHQDIESPEEALEELLTEESKEYLESAIVFLTDFIGSEYSDIEKNEYVQSCADGVYFPALGLEPLQWLNQVIEQIKEAVKTK, from the coding sequence ATGTTGTCTTCTAACAAACTAGAAGAACCTGCTTTTCAGTTCTTGGCTGGAACTTTTCATCAGGATATTGAATCTCCAGAAGAGGCATTAGAAGAGTTATTAACTGAGGAAAGTAAAGAGTATCTGGAATCCGCTATTGTCTTTTTAACAGATTTTATTGGAAGTGAGTATTCTGATATCGAAAAGAATGAATACGTTCAATCTTGTGCAGATGGTGTGTACTTTCCCGCTCTTGGTTTAGAACCACTTCAGTGGCTAAACCAAGTAATTGAACAAATAAAAGAAGCTGTTAAAACAAAATAG
- a CDS encoding RNase A-like domain-containing protein yields MLDFLSWQSNPKSKSNLVLTDEGTEVIGRGVKRGYTTVENMTNTRIILKKDGEGNYILTGYPN; encoded by the coding sequence ATCCTAGATTTTTTATCTTGGCAGAGTAATCCTAAAAGCAAGTCAAACTTAGTCTTGACTGATGAAGGAACCGAAGTCATTGGACGTGGTGTGAAAAGAGGCTATACAACTGTTGAAAATATGACAAATACTAGAATTATCTTGAAAAAGGATGGAGAAGGGAATTATATTCTAACTGGTTATCCAAATTAA
- a CDS encoding SMI1/KNR4 family protein — MAKMISENPKISLQDIKQFEQEYDVTLPKQYVDFLLEYNGGYPQESSFKISDDEGESLVNKFYGIRDMKSNLGKVFEVLEGEIPEDFISIANDPGGNEILLGVSGEYQGKVYFWFHDIELEDEMGNMFILADSFDEFLNNLYVSE; from the coding sequence ATGGCAAAAATGATTAGTGAAAATCCAAAGATTTCTTTACAAGATATAAAACAATTTGAACAAGAGTATGATGTTACGCTACCTAAACAATATGTTGATTTTCTACTAGAATACAATGGAGGATATCCTCAAGAATCTAGCTTTAAAATCTCTGATGATGAAGGAGAAAGTTTAGTCAATAAGTTTTATGGGATTAGGGATATGAAAAGTAATTTAGGTAAAGTTTTTGAGGTTTTAGAAGGAGAAATACCAGAAGATTTTATTTCAATTGCTAATGATCCAGGAGGAAATGAGATTCTATTAGGGGTTAGTGGAGAGTATCAGGGAAAGGTATATTTTTGGTTTCATGATATAGAACTAGAGGACGAAATGGGGAATATGTTTATCCTCGCAGATAGTTTTGATGAGTTCTTAAATAACTTATATGTATCTGAATAA
- a CDS encoding HNH endonuclease has product MDPPIRDIRKPPEGYTWHHHGDGKTMMLVDEDIHREFRHIGGHQKLMGKISKDIGVRAWQK; this is encoded by the coding sequence ATTGATCCACCAATAAGAGATATTAGGAAGCCACCAGAAGGTTATACTTGGCATCATCATGGAGATGGAAAAACTATGATGCTAGTAGATGAAGACATTCACAGAGAGTTTAGACACATTGGTGGTCATCAAAAATTAATGGGGAAAATAAGTAAGGATATAGGAGTGAGAGCATGGCAAAAATGA